In a genomic window of Trachemys scripta elegans isolate TJP31775 chromosome 12, CAS_Tse_1.0, whole genome shotgun sequence:
- the EFS gene encoding embryonal Fyn-associated substrate isoform X1, translated as MSVSRLKLELFRPVFTLTPEWSLPPCLGGMSPVLGDTGLPPSSTGSTGSSDPRPSQHWGSLASLPAGPEGPRPICQPILGVPGLSPSRLWGFTASLPADHGGPRSLSQSALGVPSLSPSRPWGSPVSLLDGYGGPWSLSRPALGVPSLSPGRLWGSPASLPAGSGGPWSLSQPALGVHCSLCPQAQLARALFDNVAECPEELSFRRGDLMLVLQPEVPGLAGWHLCSLHGQQGIVPANRVRILPESGPSDLSPVPRKESAPAALYDPPRGQRRSSAGQKEEQQEVYVVPPPTRPFLTPCDDIYKVPRATRRDRDPSEVYDVPCSLLRDAPLSDTYDTPSPFPKQVAEPDTNPYNVPPPAKPPPGQEEEEEEEEGREEEPGPVYATPSNLRRASALLNLYESPEELLGGEYDLPGPSPPEAALGGLSLGEAGGVGGRPRLPSAESLSRRPLPALPSPGAPRKGSIQDRPLPPPPPRLGGLAGGPDEGAGDGHSEYEGIRLAEEYDYVHLKGTGRLQPPATDCDPPEEVTSPRPQPETPLLLEEEEVPPSPEDAQLLQFYAGQCRTHYATLLAATEALLASAGANQPPGVFVPHGRFVLVTAHKLVFVGDTLARQAASAPLRARVGAAASALCQALKGAVLSVKGAALSYPSAPAARLLQERLAELSRRALGFTSLLSTLAPS; from the exons ATGTCTGTAAGTAGATTGAAGCTGGAGTTATTCCGTCCTGTTTTCACCCTCACCCCGGAATGGTCCCTGCCACCCTGTCTGGGGGGAATGAGCCCTGTACTGGGGGATACTGGTCTGCCACCAAGCAGCACTGGGAGCACTGGTTCCTCTGACCCCAGGCCTAGCCAGCACTGGGG GTCCCTGGCCTCTCTCCCGGCTGGCCCTGAGGGTCCCCGGCCTATCTGCCAACCGATCCTGGGGGTCCCCGGTCTCTCTCCCAGCCGGCTCTGGGGGTTCACTGCCTCTCTCCCGGCCGACCATGGGGGTCCCCGGTCTCTCTCCCAGTCGGCCCTGGGGGTCCCCAGTCTCTCTCCCAGTCGGCCCTGGGGGTCCCCGGTCTCTCTCCTGGACGGCTATGGGGGTCCCTGGTCTCTCTCGCGGCCGGCTCTGGgagtccccagcctctctcccggCCGGCTCTGGgggtccccagcctctctcccagCCGGCTCTGGGGGTCCCTGGTCTCTCTCCCAACCGGCCCTGGGGGTTCactgctccctctgcccccaggctCAGTTGGCCCGAGCGCTGTTTGACAACGTGGCCGAGTGCCCGGAGGAGCTCTCCTTCCGCCGGGGGGACCTGATGCTGGTGCTGCAGCCCGAGGTGCCCGGCCTGGCCGGCTGGCACCTCTGCTCGCTGCACGGGCAGCAGGGCATCGTCCCAGCCAACCGCGTCCGCATCCTGCCCGAGTCGGGGCCCTCTGACCTCTCTCCGGTGCCCCGCAAGGAGAGTGCGCCAGCTGCCCTCTACGACCCACCTCGGGGCCAGAGGAGGAGCAGCGCAGGGCAgaaggaggagcagcaggag gtgtaTGTGGTGCCCCCACCCACCCGGCCATTCCTGACCCCCTGTGATGATATCTACAAGGTGCCCCGTGCCACCCGGAGAGACAGGGACCCCAGTGAG gtctaTGATGTCCCCTGCTCACTCCTGCGGGACGCCCCCCTCTCCGACACCTATGACACCCCCTCGCCCTTCCCCAAGCAGGTGGCAGAGCCGGACACCAACCCCTACAATGTGCCCCCCCCGGCCAAGCCGCCCCCtggccaggaggaggaagaggaggaggaggagggacggGAGGAAGAACCAGGCCCTGTCTACGCCACCCCCTCCAACCTGCGCCGGGCGTCCGCCCTGCTCAACCTGTACGAGTCGCCTGAGGAGCTGCTAGGGGGGGAGTACGACCTGCCGGGCCCCTCCCCGCCGGAGGCAGCCCTGGGGGGGCTGAGCCTGGGCGAGGCGGGGGGTGTGGGTGGGCGTCCCCGCCTGCCCTCGGCCGAGAGCCTCTCGCGCCGCCCTCTGCCCGCCCTGCCCTCGCCTGGCGCCCCCCGCAAGGGCAGCATTCAGGACCggccgctgcccccgcccccgccccgcctgggagggctggctggggggccgGACGAGGGGGCGGGGGATGGGCACAGCGAATACGAGGGGATCCGACTGGCGGAGGAATACGACTACGTCCACCTCAAG GGGACAggcaggctccagcccccggctACAGACTGTGACCCCccagaggaggtgaccagccccaGACCCCAACCAGAGACCCCCCTTttgctggaggaggaagag GTGCCTCCCAGCCCCGAGGACGCCCAGCTGCTGCAGTTCTACGCAGGCCAGTGCCGGACGCACTACGCCACCCTCCTGGCGGCCACGGAGGCCCTGCTGGCCAGCGCCGGAGCCAACCAGCCACCGGGTGTCTTCGTGCCGCACGGGCGCTTCGTACTGGTCACGGCGCACAAGCTGGTCTTCGTGGGCGACACGCTGGCGCGCCAGGCAGCCTCGGCCCCCCTGCGGGCCCGGGTGGGGGCGGCCGCCAGCGccctgtgccaggccctcaagggGGCTGTGCTGTCAGTCAAGGGGGCGGCGCTGAGCTACCCTTCGGCCCCGGCTGCCCGCCTGCTCCAGGAGCGCCTGGCCGAGCTCTCCCGGCGGGCCCTGGGCTTCACGAGTCTGCTCAGCACCCTGGCCCCCTCCTGA
- the EFS gene encoding embryonal Fyn-associated substrate isoform X6, translated as MSAQLARALFDNVAECPEELSFRRGDLMLVLQPEVPGLAGWHLCSLHGQQGIVPANRVRILPESGPSDLSPVPRKESAPAALYDPPRGQRRSSAGQKEEQQEVYVVPPPTRPFLTPCDDIYKVPRATRRDRDPSEVYDVPCSLLRDAPLSDTYDTPSPFPKQVAEPDTNPYNVPPPAKPPPGQEEEEEEEEGREEEPGPVYATPSNLRRASALLNLYESPEELLGGEYDLPGPSPPEAALGGLSLGEAGGVGGRPRLPSAESLSRRPLPALPSPGAPRKGSIQDRPLPPPPPRLGGLAGGPDEGAGDGHSEYEGIRLAEEYDYVHLKGTGRLQPPATDCDPPEEVTSPRPQPETPLLLEEEEVPPSPEDAQLLQFYAGQCRTHYATLLAATEALLASAGANQPPGVFVPHGRFVLVTAHKLVFVGDTLARQAASAPLRARVGAAASALCQALKGAVLSVKGAALSYPSAPAARLLQERLAELSRRALGFTSLLSTLAPS; from the exons ATGTCT gctCAGTTGGCCCGAGCGCTGTTTGACAACGTGGCCGAGTGCCCGGAGGAGCTCTCCTTCCGCCGGGGGGACCTGATGCTGGTGCTGCAGCCCGAGGTGCCCGGCCTGGCCGGCTGGCACCTCTGCTCGCTGCACGGGCAGCAGGGCATCGTCCCAGCCAACCGCGTCCGCATCCTGCCCGAGTCGGGGCCCTCTGACCTCTCTCCGGTGCCCCGCAAGGAGAGTGCGCCAGCTGCCCTCTACGACCCACCTCGGGGCCAGAGGAGGAGCAGCGCAGGGCAgaaggaggagcagcaggag gtgtaTGTGGTGCCCCCACCCACCCGGCCATTCCTGACCCCCTGTGATGATATCTACAAGGTGCCCCGTGCCACCCGGAGAGACAGGGACCCCAGTGAG gtctaTGATGTCCCCTGCTCACTCCTGCGGGACGCCCCCCTCTCCGACACCTATGACACCCCCTCGCCCTTCCCCAAGCAGGTGGCAGAGCCGGACACCAACCCCTACAATGTGCCCCCCCCGGCCAAGCCGCCCCCtggccaggaggaggaagaggaggaggaggagggacggGAGGAAGAACCAGGCCCTGTCTACGCCACCCCCTCCAACCTGCGCCGGGCGTCCGCCCTGCTCAACCTGTACGAGTCGCCTGAGGAGCTGCTAGGGGGGGAGTACGACCTGCCGGGCCCCTCCCCGCCGGAGGCAGCCCTGGGGGGGCTGAGCCTGGGCGAGGCGGGGGGTGTGGGTGGGCGTCCCCGCCTGCCCTCGGCCGAGAGCCTCTCGCGCCGCCCTCTGCCCGCCCTGCCCTCGCCTGGCGCCCCCCGCAAGGGCAGCATTCAGGACCggccgctgcccccgcccccgccccgcctgggagggctggctggggggccgGACGAGGGGGCGGGGGATGGGCACAGCGAATACGAGGGGATCCGACTGGCGGAGGAATACGACTACGTCCACCTCAAG GGGACAggcaggctccagcccccggctACAGACTGTGACCCCccagaggaggtgaccagccccaGACCCCAACCAGAGACCCCCCTTttgctggaggaggaagag GTGCCTCCCAGCCCCGAGGACGCCCAGCTGCTGCAGTTCTACGCAGGCCAGTGCCGGACGCACTACGCCACCCTCCTGGCGGCCACGGAGGCCCTGCTGGCCAGCGCCGGAGCCAACCAGCCACCGGGTGTCTTCGTGCCGCACGGGCGCTTCGTACTGGTCACGGCGCACAAGCTGGTCTTCGTGGGCGACACGCTGGCGCGCCAGGCAGCCTCGGCCCCCCTGCGGGCCCGGGTGGGGGCGGCCGCCAGCGccctgtgccaggccctcaagggGGCTGTGCTGTCAGTCAAGGGGGCGGCGCTGAGCTACCCTTCGGCCCCGGCTGCCCGCCTGCTCCAGGAGCGCCTGGCCGAGCTCTCCCGGCGGGCCCTGGGCTTCACGAGTCTGCTCAGCACCCTGGCCCCCTCCTGA
- the EFS gene encoding embryonal Fyn-associated substrate isoform X7: MSVSRLKLELFRPVFTLTPEWSLPPCLGGMSPVLGDTGLPPSSTGSTGSSDPRPSQHWGSLASLPAGPEGPRPICQPILGVPGLSPSRLWGFTASLPADHGGPRSLSQSALGVPSLSPSRPWGSPVSLLDGYGGPWSLSRPALGVPSLSPGRLWGSPASLPAGSGGPWSLSQPALGVHCSLCPQAQLARALFDNVAECPEELSFRRGDLMLVLQPEVPGLAGWHLCSLHGQQGIVPANRVRILPESGPSDLSPVPRKESAPAALYDPPRGQRRSSAGQKEEQQEVYVVPPPTRPFLTPCDDIYKVPRATRRDRDPSEVYDVPCSLLRDAPLSDTYDTPSPFPKQVAEPDTNPYNVPPPAKPPPGQEEEEEEEEGREEEPGPVYATPSNLRRASALLNLCLPAPRTPSCCSSTQASAGRTTPPSWRPRRPCWPAPEPTSHRVSSCRTGASYWSRRTSWSSWATRWRARQPRPPCGPGWGRPPAPCARPSRGLCCQSRGRR, translated from the exons ATGTCTGTAAGTAGATTGAAGCTGGAGTTATTCCGTCCTGTTTTCACCCTCACCCCGGAATGGTCCCTGCCACCCTGTCTGGGGGGAATGAGCCCTGTACTGGGGGATACTGGTCTGCCACCAAGCAGCACTGGGAGCACTGGTTCCTCTGACCCCAGGCCTAGCCAGCACTGGGG GTCCCTGGCCTCTCTCCCGGCTGGCCCTGAGGGTCCCCGGCCTATCTGCCAACCGATCCTGGGGGTCCCCGGTCTCTCTCCCAGCCGGCTCTGGGGGTTCACTGCCTCTCTCCCGGCCGACCATGGGGGTCCCCGGTCTCTCTCCCAGTCGGCCCTGGGGGTCCCCAGTCTCTCTCCCAGTCGGCCCTGGGGGTCCCCGGTCTCTCTCCTGGACGGCTATGGGGGTCCCTGGTCTCTCTCGCGGCCGGCTCTGGgagtccccagcctctctcccggCCGGCTCTGGgggtccccagcctctctcccagCCGGCTCTGGGGGTCCCTGGTCTCTCTCCCAACCGGCCCTGGGGGTTCactgctccctctgcccccaggctCAGTTGGCCCGAGCGCTGTTTGACAACGTGGCCGAGTGCCCGGAGGAGCTCTCCTTCCGCCGGGGGGACCTGATGCTGGTGCTGCAGCCCGAGGTGCCCGGCCTGGCCGGCTGGCACCTCTGCTCGCTGCACGGGCAGCAGGGCATCGTCCCAGCCAACCGCGTCCGCATCCTGCCCGAGTCGGGGCCCTCTGACCTCTCTCCGGTGCCCCGCAAGGAGAGTGCGCCAGCTGCCCTCTACGACCCACCTCGGGGCCAGAGGAGGAGCAGCGCAGGGCAgaaggaggagcagcaggag gtgtaTGTGGTGCCCCCACCCACCCGGCCATTCCTGACCCCCTGTGATGATATCTACAAGGTGCCCCGTGCCACCCGGAGAGACAGGGACCCCAGTGAG gtctaTGATGTCCCCTGCTCACTCCTGCGGGACGCCCCCCTCTCCGACACCTATGACACCCCCTCGCCCTTCCCCAAGCAGGTGGCAGAGCCGGACACCAACCCCTACAATGTGCCCCCCCCGGCCAAGCCGCCCCCtggccaggaggaggaagaggaggaggaggagggacggGAGGAAGAACCAGGCCCTGTCTACGCCACCCCCTCCAACCTGCGCCGGGCGTCCGCCCTGCTCAACCT GTGCCTCCCAGCCCCGAGGACGCCCAGCTGCTGCAGTTCTACGCAGGCCAGTGCCGGACGCACTACGCCACCCTCCTGGCGGCCACGGAGGCCCTGCTGGCCAGCGCCGGAGCCAACCAGCCACCGGGTGTCTTCGTGCCGCACGGGCGCTTCGTACTGGTCACGGCGCACAAGCTGGTCTTCGTGGGCGACACGCTGGCGCGCCAGGCAGCCTCGGCCCCCCTGCGGGCCCGGGTGGGGGCGGCCGCCAGCGccctgtgccaggccctcaagggGGCTGTGCTGTCAGTCAAGGGGGCGGCGCTGA